A window of Zingiber officinale cultivar Zhangliang chromosome 5A, Zo_v1.1, whole genome shotgun sequence contains these coding sequences:
- the LOC121979792 gene encoding uric acid degradation bifunctional protein TTL-like → MASFSWTEEDVLRCCGSKRFAKELAFASPFFNLHHVIQWSKEEQSATMAIANDTTLQEKFGFVFLICASGRGTLEILVELKDSPASPSVAVALAGTMDGPANDEGNLSDAKGLAKEAAFLFQNRQFQECDEILSQIFDKKRDDVKVLHNIAVAKYF, encoded by the exons atggCGTCTTTTTCATGGACGGAGGAGGATGTGCTACGGTGCTGCGGCAGCAAGCGTTTCGCCAAGGAGCTCGCCTTCGCCTCGCCGTTTTTCAACCTCCACCACGTAATCCA GTGGTCCAAGGAAGAACAATCTGCTACAATGGCTATTGCCAATGATACCACGTTGCAG GAGAAGTTTGGGTTTGTGTTCCTCATCTGCGCCTCTGGAAGGGGCACGCTGGAGATCCTTGTTGAATTGAAG GATTCGCCAGCCTCTCCCTCGGTCGCCGTGGCTCTAGCCGGGACCATGGATGGGCCTGCCAATGACGAAGGGAATCTCTCTGATGCCAAAGGGCTTGCCAAGGAAGCTGCTTTCTTGTTCCAGAACCGACAGTTCCAGGAGTGCGATGAAATATTGAGCCAGATTTTTGATAAAAAGAGAGACGATGTGAAA gtTCTTCATAACATTGCAGTTGCAAAATACTTTTGA